The Raphanus sativus cultivar WK10039 unplaced genomic scaffold, ASM80110v3 Scaffold0016, whole genome shotgun sequence genome includes a region encoding these proteins:
- the LOC108822009 gene encoding F-box/kelch-repeat protein At4g38940-like isoform X2 → MEQSPEQSPSPLFPSLPDDVTVDIVARVPISRYPTLSLVSRTFRKLIASPKLYKRRSQLGITEHRVYALLYNRSTGDSRFHVLHRKPNSRNRLVVVGSLPPMSSIGSFVPVGSKTYVFNNLESLSIDFASHTVQSIPGMPQRMINNVASAVDGKVYLIGDSYCSFSDEDGSSGEGWMKAVMVFDTEAQTWEPVMVKHDLPYGDLWSDSAVMEGKLFFKSFRNQHAFAYEPREDKWELKEVLNAKEWKGACVVDDVLYYHDRSGKAGVLMAFDPTKQSPCWSVVNGLEEFFAVEETDRSRVVKCGEKMLALFFTKIHDAKKKVLCCAEIALGRRQGEIWDKVLSCDVVFEDGLFDMVKCASVTV, encoded by the coding sequence ATGGAGCAATCTCCCGAGCAGTCACCGTCTCCTCTGTTTCCGTCGCTTCCAGACGACGTCACCGTCGACATCGTAGCTCGTGTGCCAATAAGCCGTTACccaactctctctctcgtctccAGGACTTTCAGGAAACTCATCGCTTCCCCTAAGCTCTACAAGAGGCGATCTCAGCTCGGAATCACCGAGCACCGTGTCTACGCTCTCCTCTACAACCGCAGCACGGGCGACTCCCGTTTCCACGTCCTCCACCGCAAACCCAACTCCAGAAACCGCCTGGTCGTGGTCGGATCGCTTCCCCCCATGTCTTCCATCGGAAGCTTCGTCCCCGTGGGTTCCAAGACGTATGTGTTCAACAACCTGGAATCGCTCAGCATCGACTTCGCCTCTCACACGGTGCAGTCCATCCCCGGCATGCCTCAGCGCATGATTAATAATGTAGCTAGCGCCGTTGACGGGAAGGTGTACCTGATCGGTGATTCCTACTGTAGTTTTTCTGATGAAGATGGGTCGTCGGGGGAGGGGTGGATGAAGGCGGTGATGGTGTTCGACACGGAAGCCCAGACGTGGGAGCCGGTGATGGTAAAACACGACTTGCCCTATGGTGATCTCTGGTCTGATTCTGCTGTGATGGAGGGGAAGCTGTTCTTTAAAAGTTTTAGGAATCAGCACGCTTTTGCTTATGAACCGAGAGAAGACAAGTGGGAGTTGAAGGAGGTGTTGAACGCCAAGGAGTGGAAGGGTGCGTGTGTGGTTGATGATGTCCTCTACTACCACGATCGTTCTGGCAAGGCGGGGGTGTTGATGGCGTTTGATCCTACGAAGCAGAGCCCTTGTTGGAGTGTTGTCAACGGTTTGGAAGAGTTTTTCGCTGTGGAGGAGACTGATCGATCCAGAGTGGTCAAGTGTGGGGAGAAGATGTTGGCTCTCTTCTTTACTAAAATACATGACGCCAAGAAGAAAGTCCTTTGCTGTGCAGAGATTGCTTTGGGAAGGCGCCAAGGAGAGATTTGGGATAAGGTGTTGTCGTGCGATGTTGTTTTTGAGGATGGGCTGTTTGACATGGTGAAGTGTGCGTCTGTCACCGTTTGA
- the LOC108819879 gene encoding serine/arginine-rich splicing factor SR45a-like: MPRDRSRSRSLARPISPSRNRGRSEIENTGTTLFVTGLSTKVTDKDLEAHFSKQGKVASCVLKVDPHTRESRGYAFVTMDSLGDAERCIKYLNGTLVDGRYIKVEKSRRKRPRTPTPGQYLGLKSSRDNEKDRDGRSSQEKHDDRDDSRQRWSPNRHYSPRGERNSPRRDHSPRDGRESPRHDRSPRGERSPERRGSRSPPAQPRPRTLARPISPASRIRAEIDASVWADLHLSPIVSDKDLEWTP, encoded by the exons ATGCCGAGGGATAGGTCTAGGTCAAGATCTTTGGCAAGGCCTATATCTCCATCAAGAAACCGTGGAAG GTCTGAAATTGAAAACACTGGTACCACTCTCTTTGTGACCGGCCTATCCACAAAAGTCACCGACAAGGATCTTGAAGCACATTTCTCCAAGCAAGGAAAG GTTGCGTCATGCGTTCTAAAGgttgacccgcacacccgtgagTCTCGTGGTTATGCCTTTGTTACAATGGATAGTCTTGGAGATGCTGAGCGGTGCATTAAGTATCTCAACGGAACTTTAGTAGATGGCAGATACATAAAAGTCGAAAAG TCCCGAAGAAAGCGTCCGAGAACTCCCACCCCAGGCCAATATCTTGGCTTGAAAAGCTCTAGAGACAATG AAAAAGACAGAGATGGCCGTAGCAGTCAAGAGAAGCACGATGATCGTGATGATTCTCGGCAACGTTGGTCACCAAACCGCCACTATTCACCTCGTGGTGAAAGGAACTCACCAAGACGCGACCATTCACCTCGTGATGGGAGGGAGTCACCAAGACACGATCGTTCACCTCGTGGTGAAAGAAGCCCAGAGAGAAG GGGCTCACGATCTCCTCCTGCACAGCCGAGGCCAAGAACTTTGGCAAGGCCTATATCTCCAGCAAGCCGTATAAG GGCTGAAATAGATGCAAGTGTCTGGGCCGACCTACACCTATCCCCAATAGTCTCGGACAAGGATCTTGAGTGGACACCGTAG
- the LOC108822009 gene encoding F-box/kelch-repeat protein At4g38940-like isoform X1, giving the protein MSPSAFDRNLRVSLAVMAGSPIEERSISSDSLKQMEQSPEQSPSPLFPSLPDDVTVDIVARVPISRYPTLSLVSRTFRKLIASPKLYKRRSQLGITEHRVYALLYNRSTGDSRFHVLHRKPNSRNRLVVVGSLPPMSSIGSFVPVGSKTYVFNNLESLSIDFASHTVQSIPGMPQRMINNVASAVDGKVYLIGDSYCSFSDEDGSSGEGWMKAVMVFDTEAQTWEPVMVKHDLPYGDLWSDSAVMEGKLFFKSFRNQHAFAYEPREDKWELKEVLNAKEWKGACVVDDVLYYHDRSGKAGVLMAFDPTKQSPCWSVVNGLEEFFAVEETDRSRVVKCGEKMLALFFTKIHDAKKKVLCCAEIALGRRQGEIWDKVLSCDVVFEDGLFDMVKCASVTV; this is encoded by the exons ATGTCTCCGTCTGCTTTCGATCGCAACCTGAGAGTTTCCCTTGCAGTGATG gcgGGTTCTCCTATCGAAGAAAG GTCGATTTCCTCTGATTCACTCAAACAAATGGAGCAATCTCCCGAGCAGTCACCGTCTCCTCTGTTTCCGTCGCTTCCAGACGACGTCACCGTCGACATCGTAGCTCGTGTGCCAATAAGCCGTTACccaactctctctctcgtctccAGGACTTTCAGGAAACTCATCGCTTCCCCTAAGCTCTACAAGAGGCGATCTCAGCTCGGAATCACCGAGCACCGTGTCTACGCTCTCCTCTACAACCGCAGCACGGGCGACTCCCGTTTCCACGTCCTCCACCGCAAACCCAACTCCAGAAACCGCCTGGTCGTGGTCGGATCGCTTCCCCCCATGTCTTCCATCGGAAGCTTCGTCCCCGTGGGTTCCAAGACGTATGTGTTCAACAACCTGGAATCGCTCAGCATCGACTTCGCCTCTCACACGGTGCAGTCCATCCCCGGCATGCCTCAGCGCATGATTAATAATGTAGCTAGCGCCGTTGACGGGAAGGTGTACCTGATCGGTGATTCCTACTGTAGTTTTTCTGATGAAGATGGGTCGTCGGGGGAGGGGTGGATGAAGGCGGTGATGGTGTTCGACACGGAAGCCCAGACGTGGGAGCCGGTGATGGTAAAACACGACTTGCCCTATGGTGATCTCTGGTCTGATTCTGCTGTGATGGAGGGGAAGCTGTTCTTTAAAAGTTTTAGGAATCAGCACGCTTTTGCTTATGAACCGAGAGAAGACAAGTGGGAGTTGAAGGAGGTGTTGAACGCCAAGGAGTGGAAGGGTGCGTGTGTGGTTGATGATGTCCTCTACTACCACGATCGTTCTGGCAAGGCGGGGGTGTTGATGGCGTTTGATCCTACGAAGCAGAGCCCTTGTTGGAGTGTTGTCAACGGTTTGGAAGAGTTTTTCGCTGTGGAGGAGACTGATCGATCCAGAGTGGTCAAGTGTGGGGAGAAGATGTTGGCTCTCTTCTTTACTAAAATACATGACGCCAAGAAGAAAGTCCTTTGCTGTGCAGAGATTGCTTTGGGAAGGCGCCAAGGAGAGATTTGGGATAAGGTGTTGTCGTGCGATGTTGTTTTTGAGGATGGGCTGTTTGACATGGTGAAGTGTGCGTCTGTCACCGTTTGA